The following are encoded in a window of Anaerolineae bacterium genomic DNA:
- a CDS encoding MBL fold metallo-hydrolase — translation MPKERVGEQVFVFLSDAYAQVTATVILTDRGSIVVDSLLFPSEAQEVRSFAMRGGKRVSYLINTHGHLDHVACNYLYPESDVIAHTGVRQAMEGELRSALAEAARSIGELREVRLRPPTITAAAEVVVRHGGLTLRLIPLPGHSQDAFGVYVEEERILVAGDAMLPVPHFVGGDPEILMRSLQRIRSLTLNTIIQGHGDVILKGEVRDAIEYRMRYVRQVRKYVHDAIADGASLQEVLQTDIEDFGGSRLDLDGLTQQLHEDNVTYLFRLQTEGVRAAPRI, via the coding sequence TTGCCGAAGGAGCGAGTCGGCGAGCAGGTCTTTGTGTTCCTGAGCGACGCCTATGCTCAGGTCACCGCTACCGTAATACTCACAGACCGTGGTAGCATCGTCGTGGACTCCCTGCTCTTCCCTAGTGAAGCCCAGGAAGTGCGCTCTTTCGCCATGCGCGGCGGTAAGCGCGTCTCCTACCTCATCAACACTCACGGCCACCTCGACCACGTCGCCTGCAACTATCTCTACCCCGAGTCGGACGTTATCGCCCACACCGGAGTCCGTCAGGCCATGGAGGGCGAGCTTCGCTCCGCCCTCGCCGAGGCAGCCAGGAGCATAGGCGAGCTTCGCGAGGTCAGGCTCCGGCCTCCCACCATCACCGCCGCCGCCGAGGTCGTAGTCCGCCACGGTGGCCTCACTCTAAGGCTCATCCCTCTGCCAGGGCACTCACAGGATGCCTTCGGTGTCTATGTCGAAGAGGAGAGGATCCTGGTAGCCGGCGACGCCATGCTTCCCGTTCCTCACTTCGTCGGTGGCGATCCAGAGATCCTCATGCGGTCTCTGCAGCGCATACGGTCGCTGACTCTCAACACCATAATTCAGGGACATGGCGACGTCATCCTCAAGGGCGAGGTCAGGGACGCTATCGAGTACCGAATGCGCTACGTCCGCCAGGTGCGCAAGTACGTGCACGATGCCATCGCCGACGGTGCCAGCCTCCAGGAGGTGCTGCAGACCGACATCGAGGACTTTGGTGGATCGCGGCTGGACCTGGATGGGCTGACCCAGCAGCTCCATGAGGACAACGTCACCTATCTCTTCCGACTGCAGACCGAAGGCGTACGGGCGGCTCCTCGCATCTAG